In a single window of the Acidobacteriota bacterium genome:
- a CDS encoding tetratricopeptide repeat protein, which yields SRAAAPAGPKATGAGKVTHTFVWDKPSFPGTILAGTYHEFKGVSGGMTVNVFFRPEHKAEGPAYADTAAREIEYFASLYGPAPSRTLNLVELPTDTVPSAWAPEIAAITGNAVSPKTNYRLLANVIAHQWWGVSVSPASKADTWLADGFSRYSEMRYVEFASGQTGLEEAAKDMAVGALAYDTVPLAQASKLDTFSPEFQSLVTDKGGMILHMLRWVLSDAVFDRTMRTFAMQYAGKPASAREFQKVAEATSGQRLTAFFTQWLDSTGAPEFKNKYTIYRLGNNKGFRVTGQISQDLDLFSMPLELRVDTDGKTEMKRIQVAGTQSAYAVETFGKPRRITLDPYSRVLKNSPELRVRASILRGQQLVREGDLTEALKEFQKALDANKNSSLAHYRIAEVFFLQKNYQSAANEYRESLNGDGDPRWTEVWSHIQLGKIFDVTGQRERATNEYRQALQTNDNTQGALDEARRYLQAPYSQNPDRNGN from the coding sequence ATCGCGCGCCGCCGCGCCCGCCGGTCCCAAGGCCACCGGCGCCGGCAAAGTGACCCACACGTTCGTTTGGGACAAGCCCAGCTTCCCCGGCACCATCCTCGCCGGCACGTACCACGAGTTCAAAGGCGTCTCCGGCGGCATGACGGTGAACGTCTTTTTCCGGCCGGAACACAAAGCCGAAGGGCCGGCATACGCCGACACGGCCGCTCGCGAGATCGAATATTTTGCCTCGCTCTACGGCCCCGCGCCGTCGCGCACGCTGAACCTGGTGGAGTTGCCCACCGACACCGTTCCCTCCGCGTGGGCGCCCGAGATCGCGGCCATCACCGGCAACGCCGTCAGTCCGAAGACGAACTATCGCCTGCTCGCGAACGTGATCGCGCACCAGTGGTGGGGCGTCTCGGTCAGCCCCGCGTCGAAAGCGGACACGTGGCTCGCCGATGGTTTCTCGCGCTACTCCGAGATGCGTTACGTGGAGTTCGCTTCCGGACAGACCGGCCTCGAGGAGGCCGCTAAAGATATGGCCGTGGGCGCGCTCGCGTATGACACCGTGCCGCTGGCGCAGGCTTCGAAGCTGGACACCTTCTCGCCCGAGTTCCAGTCACTGGTCACCGACAAAGGTGGGATGATCCTGCACATGTTGCGCTGGGTGTTGAGCGACGCCGTGTTCGACCGCACCATGCGCACCTTCGCCATGCAGTACGCCGGCAAGCCCGCGAGCGCGCGCGAGTTCCAAAAAGTGGCCGAAGCCACGTCGGGCCAGAGGCTCACCGCCTTCTTCACCCAATGGCTCGATTCCACCGGCGCGCCCGAATTCAAGAACAAGTACACCATCTATCGCCTGGGGAATAACAAAGGCTTCCGCGTCACCGGACAGATCTCGCAAGACCTCGACCTGTTCTCCATGCCGCTCGAGTTGCGCGTGGACACTGACGGCAAGACGGAGATGAAGCGCATCCAGGTTGCGGGCACGCAGTCAGCGTACGCCGTCGAGACTTTCGGCAAGCCGCGGCGCATCACGCTCGATCCCTATAGCCGCGTGCTGAAGAATTCTCCCGAGCTGCGCGTGCGCGCCTCCATCCTGCGCGGACAGCAGCTGGTCCGCGAAGGCGATCTTACCGAGGCGCTCAAGGAGTTCCAGAAAGCGCTCGATGCCAACAAGAACAGCTCGCTCGCACACTACCGCATCGCCGAAGTCTTCTTCCTGCAAAAGAATTATCAGTCCGCGGCGAACGAGTATCGCGAATCGCTCAACGGCGATGGCGACCCGCGCTGGACGGAAGTCTGGAGCCACATCCAGCTGGGCAAGATCTTCGACGTCACCGGACAGCGCGAGCGCGCCACCAACGAATATCGCCAGGCCCTGCAGACCAACGACAACACCCAGGGCGCGCTCGACGAGGCGCGCCGCTACTTGCAGGCGCCGTACTCGCAGAACCCCGATCGCAACGGCAACTGA
- a CDS encoding SAM-dependent methyltransferase, which yields MSAPATSVASLREIISEEIRRNGPLPFARYMELCLYHGDLGYYARAQEKFGKAGDFYTSSDVHAVFGRLLARQFEEMWRALGEPARLELIELGPGRGLFARDVLDWSAKKFPRFFAALHYVLVERSPALRQRLFETLRDHVNHGKAEVAETLTTGREHAIVFANEFFDALPVELVAHEGVVRVGEAEGRFVETFVHPSDDVFDYLDRYSVRPQAGERVEVSLEGLRHTAQIAQAMKHGFVVVIDYGYTRHEQVAGRHLDTLACYRQHTMSGDPYAAPGEQDITAHVNFSALEAAGEQAGFARLGLVTQSQFLLGIGEETQFGDAFEGCTVPQEHAKVALQLKHLVTPAGMGETFHVLVLAKGVEAGKLSGLGFARRP from the coding sequence GTGAGCGCACCGGCGACTAGCGTGGCCAGCCTGCGCGAGATCATCAGCGAAGAGATCCGCCGGAATGGGCCGCTGCCGTTCGCGCGCTACATGGAACTCTGCCTCTATCACGGCGACCTTGGCTACTACGCGCGCGCGCAGGAGAAGTTCGGCAAGGCGGGAGATTTCTACACCTCGAGCGACGTCCACGCCGTCTTCGGACGGCTGCTGGCACGGCAGTTCGAAGAGATGTGGCGCGCCCTCGGTGAGCCCGCGCGCCTGGAGTTGATCGAACTGGGACCGGGACGCGGACTGTTCGCGCGCGATGTGCTCGACTGGTCGGCGAAGAAGTTCCCCAGATTCTTCGCCGCGCTGCACTACGTGCTGGTCGAGCGCTCGCCGGCTTTGCGGCAGCGGCTCTTCGAGACGCTGCGCGACCACGTGAACCATGGCAAGGCCGAAGTCGCGGAGACGTTAACAACCGGCCGCGAGCATGCCATTGTCTTTGCCAACGAGTTCTTCGACGCGCTGCCCGTGGAGCTGGTCGCGCACGAAGGCGTGGTGCGCGTGGGCGAAGCAGAGGGGAGGTTCGTGGAGACGTTCGTCCACCCCAGCGACGACGTCTTCGACTATCTCGACCGTTACAGTGTGCGTCCACAGGCCGGGGAGCGGGTTGAAGTATCGCTCGAAGGGTTGCGCCATACCGCGCAGATAGCGCAGGCGATGAAGCATGGCTTTGTGGTGGTGATCGACTACGGTTACACGCGCCACGAGCAGGTCGCGGGACGCCATCTCGACACGCTGGCCTGCTACCGCCAGCACACCATGAGCGGCGATCCTTATGCGGCGCCCGGCGAACAGGACATCACCGCGCACGTGAACTTCAGTGCGCTCGAAGCCGCGGGCGAGCAGGCGGGGTTCGCGCGGTTGGGCCTGGTGACGCAGTCACAGTTCCTGCTCGGCATCGGGGAAGAGACGCAGTTTGGCGACGCCTTCGAGGGCTGCACCGTCCCGCAGGAACATGCCAAGGTCGCGCTCCAGCTGAAGCATCTGGTCACGCCGGCGGGGATGGGCGAGACCTTCCACGTGCTGGTGCTGGCGAAGGGCGTGGAAGCGGGGAAGTTGAGCGGGCTGGGGTTTGCGCGGCGACCGTGA